tgcatttgcatatctgtgtcagcaatgagtttGTAAGTAAACTCATTGTGGTAAGTTGTGGTAAGTAAAGTAGCTGAgagcattcattaggaggggtgtcctaTTTTTAAACTTATAGTGTAGAATCTGTGACCTCGTCCCCAAACATTATTTCTTGATGACTGGTGGATGTGGAGCAAGAGGGCAGGGCAAAATTATAGTATTGTAAATAGTATTGCTTGACATATTTTTCCCCACCCACTGGTGCATGATGACTTAGCCaaaaatcataatatattattaagATGGTCATAACATTTTGGTGTAAGACTAACAAAAGTCTTTAAAAACTTTTTGTACAAATGGATTGAAAACATAAAAGAAggacataaacataaaaaggaAATAAATTTAGATGCAGTCCTTTGGCAAAAGGTATTATGATAATCAATCAATATATTTTCATTTGATATTTTAACAATAAAGGTGACTGTGAAAGGTGTGCACGCTGATTGGTTTTAAGCGTTTTCATTTTTAAGGGACGTTACAAATGAACTCCTGCCAGTTTCTTCATAACTGTCTCTTGTTCCTCTCCTCTATGTGCAGAGGCTCCACCATACCTTGAGGGAAAACTGGTTGTGGTAAGTCACTGGGCCTGTCTTGTAGGGACTAGTATGTGGGAGACATCATTGATGGCACATCTAGTTAACTTGCTAACTGTGGTGTCAGTGAGATGTGCTCTCCTGAACATCTTTTTCTCACACAGTTGTTCCCTGAGGGAcatacaacagtgtttgagcAGTTTGCCTATGACGCAGTGGAACAGAGGATTCGTGTAGTCGCATCTGGAAAGGAAAGCACTCACAATGTGTTTGTGGACAGACTTATGTTCTTCAGAGAGGTACTAAAACTACTAAGAAATGAACCAATCCATGCTCCACCCACTAATGTGTTCATTTGTAGCAACTGTTGCCAGATTTTCGAATGGTTTCAGATTTTGTTTGCATTACATATTGCATCGTGATGAGTTTTCAAGTTAAATGCTATACTTTCCAACTGGTCTATGTTGGATGTGATGTTGTGGCTAATCCAAACTCATGCACTCCTTAACTCCTAGCATGCACTCTGTTTCTTTCAGAGGTTTTACTACGACATCAATTACCACAACCAAAGCTGTGTTAAGACGCCTTTCAGTGCTGACTTCGTTCCCATTGAAATTCCTGTTGATGCCCACCACAAAGCACAGTTTGTACTTGGCAGTCTCTCTGCTCCCGCACAGGGCCTACTGGTCAACGACTGGGTTGGATCAGTCCCTAAGATGAAAGGTAGAGCATTTCGTAGAGGTTTTGTGGggttttcctggtatgcagcggtctgtacctaccaaaagtggtcatgggcacctagggcttattgatgcaatccatggaggccacacctcacaacttacaggacttaaaggatctcctgctaacgtcttggtgtcaAATACCACAGGATACCTTTTGAGGTCTTgttgcctcaaatggtcagatctgttgtggtggtacaagggggacctacttagTATTAAACagctggtgctaatgttatggttgatcagCGTAAGTCTTAGTATTTAAACAAATACTGAGAAAACGTTTAGTTGATCCTAAAGTTCACTAAGATTATTAAGGTATTGTAGGCAGGTGGATCAGAATGCCACCCCTCTAAAGAAATTGTGCATACTAACATGCAGAAGTGtatctctgtagaggatgtgcaTGTATCACTGAACTTTATGACCACCTCACCACTACCTTTGAATTTGAAgtttgaccactgcatactaccCACCTCTGCAAATCACATGTAGGATCCACAAATCAGTTATCAGCACTGTGTTCACACTTACCTCTATTGTACCCTCCTGTCTCTTTTCCAGCAAACTACTCCATGAGCTTCACAGAGTTTGGTTGCATTCCCATAACCACCCTATACAACGTTGAGAAAATGGGACACTTCCTGTCAAGGTTGGTGTTCTAAAGCTCCCAAGTCGTTGTAAATTGTCTTGAGTCACAAAACACATGCAGGAAACAGTTCCCTATGTTGCCATTTCATTTACAACAGAGGAATCGTGTGATGAAGGGCCAAGAGCTTTAATATGATTAGCCCAGGGATTATATagcagacagagacacagaaaggaaatatttcagtttatagGGCTGTTAGCCATCTTGAGCTGATTTTTAAACCAAGAGCTTGAGCCAGGATTAATGGACAGAGACGcatcatacagtatttcatacAAATTTCAGAGCTTTGCTTCTCCCTACTTGTAAACAGTAAATGACTTTGTACTTTGAGTCTTTAATGGATTACATGTGTTCGAGGTGGATCTCAATTAGTGGGTTAAACTTGTATTAGAACCAAATGCAAACATTACCTTGTCCACAGATTTTTCATTGCTTTTCCCATAGACCACCAACTGCTCCACTTATTAGTTGTGGCATCACTGAATTAAACCTGATCGTGTTAATGAAAGACTTGAGTTCATGGATCATGCTCCAGCTTGCAGTCCTAAAGAATGGTTTGGTAAACACTGCCATACGACTGTTGTCAACACATAACTAATTAATTTAATGGAGCTGTTATTGTGACGTTGAGTCAAATGGCCATTGTTTAGAGTTCAGTAATGACGTTGTGGAGAACAGTACGTACCTAATGATTGAATGCAGTATTCATCCAACCCTTCTACTGTCTTAAAAAATAATGATTGAAGTCTAAACCATGATAGTTAATCTGAGCCTAGATCTCCAGGTTTAGATAGTCTCCATAAAGAGATGGCCTTTGGACACAATACAGAAGGCAGTGTATGAGACAAACACATTCATAACAGCACACCCCACTAGTTAATATTACCAATGATTCTCTATATTGTTTTTCCTTTCACAATAACTCCTTCATTTCTCTGCCTAGCTTTTTTGACATAGTCATCGGGCTGGAGAATCCAGACATCTTCATCCCTCCATCATTTTGTACCTCTGCAAAGCTGGAGCAGCGGAAGGATGGGAAAGTGGTAGACTTCTTCACATCTCTTCTTTGAAATGCTCAGCAAATGTAATCATGCACCCATTGTATCCAAATTCACCTTGAAAAATCACAATGTAACCTTACTCAGGTTTTTGTGGCTTTACAAATTAAATGACAAGACCATGTTGGAAAAAAATGCCTACTGCCAACTGTTTATTCTCACGCTCAAACATCATAATGAACACAACTTCTATAATAAAACAGCATTTAAccaagagaaaaaaaacccactgacTGATAACCATGAGAGTACTGATTAAGAGAAGGGTTTGGAGTTATACAAAAAAGGGAACTGTACAATGTCCAGTGTCTGAAGTCGCAGAATCTGCCGACTCTGTCTTTGCGGTGCTGAGAAGAGAGATGGCAAGATCGAGTGCTGGGCTTCCAAATTCACGTTTCACAGCATTGAAGTCAAGTCAAACAACAGCCACAGCACTTCGATCTAGGAAAGGCTTGGCGAGCTACTGATCCTGAGCAGCTACTTGTACAGGATGTCGTAGTGGCCTGGCCGGTAGAGCAGGAACACCTTGGGGTCTCCATTCTCAGGGAAGATGTGATGGTTGACTGTTCCTCCCTCCCCTCGGTCCATGTACTCCACAAGGATACATACGTTCAGTGCCTGAGCAAGAGCTATGATGTGGATGTGGTCACTCTCTTTAGACATGGGCTCCACCTCCTGGTCAACAGAGAGGAAGACACCCTGATGTTAGCATTGCTCATTTACTGGAGAACATCACTTGCAGGCATAAAAAagtaacagtaataaaaaaaatatataaaattaaaatatatatatatatatatatatatatatatatatatatatatatatatatatatattccctcAAACTACATGCCTGAATCATGCCTCACACTTGACTTAAACCTAGTCAGTAGACTTACTCTACCTTTCAGTTGTGTCAGGAACATTGTTTTTACGAACTAGTGGGCAGAGGTGGGAGTAAGTAACAGGTCTATAAAAATCTCAAGTCTTGACCTTCAAGTCTCAAGCAAGTCCCAAGTTATTGTTTGTAAAAGTTCAAGCAAGTCCCTGCTATAAGTCAAGCTAGTGTCAAGTCATAGAAATCTATGATGCTCCAACATCAGTTTCCACATTTTAATTTGTTAAAAGATAGTGGTCATGTAGAGCTTTCTAATACCCTCAGAAAGGTGGTCATATAtgtagatgagtctgggaaggggtttaagtCTTCTAAAATGTCATTACGGGACCTACAAGCAGACCCCACctctgatgtcaaagtacagcatctaccatcagaaagataccacattacacattacattacaacaaAACTTTAACTTAACAAATCTACATCAGTGAAAGTAATCTTCCACTAGAACTCTTGATGCAGTGCTAGTTCCCCTACCTGCTGGCAGAACTCCCGTACAGTGCGGCCACCCTCTATAAAGTGCTGGAAGAagtcctcctctctctgcaggAAGCCGGAGGTCACCAGCCGCAGATACACCACCAAGTAGTCGGAGACGCTCTGCTCGTTAAAGGAACTGAGCAGCTCACCTACAGACGGCTGCTTATCACACACCTCAATCAGGTCCATGAACTAATAGTAGGCAGGGAGAGAGGGGACAGATTTTGTATGAGACTGTATCACATTCCACACTTATTCCTCAGAGCATAAGAGAGTGAACCAGGATCTAAAATAACTTGCCATATGAAGTCTCAAGTTGTCTCTGAGAAAATGAGGGCCAGTCATTCAGACCCAGTTTAGTTTCTCAGATGACAGCTTAAAACCAAGTCACAGCAGTAAATACACCTGAACGTTCAATATTCTTTGCATGACTGACACATTATTAAGAATATGGTTCACTTACCGTATTGTGAAAATCTTCAATGGTAAATTCTGTGAAACCTTGACCCACTAAGTCCAGTTTACTCTTGGCAGCAATGGCTTTGAACCTGTAGACAATAGTCAAGGAAATGACTTGCATTCAGTTGTTGTTTAGTTAAGGTAATGACATGTTAATTAGAAGAACTCCAGATACTGTATAGGTTTGTGcagttccatcagcagctcatctgatttactttaatgaaggactgattagataaacttcGAACTGGGTGGTAAGTGTAAATACTGAGCTTCCTTAACCATTTGGAAATGGTTAAGCAGTTATGCACTCACATCAAATCACAATGGACCCTTTTCACACTCCAATGCTGTTAAGAGGAAATAGCAACAGAGCAGGTAAAATCACTTTCAGTTAGCCTGTTTCTACATGGCAGCAGAGCGCTTTACATGTCTCAAGGACCTTCCTCACGTTTCAAGCAGTAATTTTGACCAATTTATATTAAAGAAATCTTAAAATATATTACTTTAGACTATTTTAATATACATCAATCATCAAATTCTGCCTCAGATTAGAATTGCATTCAAGTTTTTTAATTGAGATAAAAATTAGGATGGCTCGATTCTGACTCTATTCACCAGTATCCAAATATTCTCCAGACCTACTTGGTAATACTAACGAATTAACTTATCACGAGGTGGCAGAGACCCGAGACTTGAGTCATGGTCAGATGCTAAAGATACTTTTTACATCTTCATTGATGTTTTCCTCTGTATCCTAGCTGCTAACATCGGTTTCAAACCATGTGGGTGCTTGCACAGTGCCTCTAAGCAGCACATATCCATGATTAGCACCACACAACAGAACACTGGCATTTATGCGAAAATTGGAACCCTCTACCTTTTGGATTGCCTGGATCCACTTAGATCTCAGCACATGCTTAAGAAGACATATATGAAAACCCAGgtatggttgtttttgtttaaggTGTTGTGCCACTGAGGAGCAAAACGCCTTAAACTTAAACGCCTTGGACTGCATGGTTTGTTTCGTTTTAACCAGcaagtgtaaaagtaaatgaCCTGCTAACAAAAACAATAGAAGTAAGAACCTGGAAATGTGAAAAGCGTCCATGTTTTTGTTCTCTTTATTTTGGTGTTATAAAAACATGTTTACTGCCCAGATACACAGCTTTCTCATAAGCCATCaagccatttttacattgtactGTATATGGAGACAACAGCTCATTTGTGCCTCCTGTGATTACCTGTGCAGTTCCTTGCTGTCATCCAGCAAAGACTCCAAGTAAGAGAACCCAAAGGCTCTGTAGAAGCAGTTTCCATCTGGCCGCGTCTTTCGTATAAATGTGTAATTCTTTTGCAAATCCTGTTAATAAAATGTAGTATGTTTACCTTTTGCATTTCTCTCATATAAACATACAATCTAGTTTTGGATAACCATTTATTGGTCAGTAATGTTTCCATAATATTGTTTGCCTATCAAGATAACAGAATGCTAGATTCCACTTGCATGCTACTCTTACCCTTATCTTTTGCTGATAAATGGTGTCATCTTCAGCATACTCTTTCTTAAGTACAGCTAGGTCCTGTTGGTCTGATACAAGGGCGATACTCGTAGCAATCTGGAATTAAGAAGTAACCAGAGTCAAATATCTCTGATTTAGCAATGCAGCTATAAAAACAATGGATGCTAGTCAGAGAACAGATATTACCTCCTGCTGAATTCGATCTTGTTGTGCAATTATAGCTTCATCATATGCAAGACAATTCAATCCTGTCAACACAAAAAATGTTGAGTCTATCAGTCCTTCAGCTTATGTTTAGAAACAAAGGACCAGCAATATCATTTGAGAATCCATTACATTTCAATTTTAAAACCTTGTAAATAAGTAATGGCATGACCAACTCTATTCCTGCAGCACAGTCAGGTGATTTTCCTACTCAGATGCACGTACTAAACCTGGCAACTAATAGAGCTTAACTATGTGTGTTTGAGCCAGTAAATAACCAAATGTGTTGGACTCGAGCCATTCAGGACTAGAGTTCAACACAGTTGAACTGCTGTAAATATTTCACCAAAAGAATAGAGGCTTGTTATGTCTGCAAATCTCTTATagcaaacctgtacatttaaactgatttaaaccagtgcaatattgtaaacagagcatgtataatgtgtgtatatttacagtatatgttaatgtgtaaatgtttagtgtttatattttgtaaatgtaattttttgtaCTACTGTGAGAAACGAAGTACACAATTCTTTTACTCacatttacacctgtgtaatgtgacatgacaataaaagtgatttcatttattatttagctTATTAGATAAGTGTATCATTACAGATGATGTCGAGAGGAGCCTCGTGCGTCCAGGTAAAGACGTCAGAAAAGGAAAACACTAACATTGAGGAAACCATGTATTAAACTAAGGAAATGGTCTATAAAAATTCTTCTTTCTATCTTGGTTCTTAGGGGCTCCGTCCAAAAGTGCCCAGTAAAGAAACCCGACCATGAAAATCATATGACCTGTTCATCGAGTCTGTGAGATCTGCAGATGAAGAGTTTACGGAGAGATGCAGTTCAGCGATTAGCAGCTATAAAGGATGATGGAGGTAAAGACGCGAAAAGGTTGGTTTTAAAAAGCAACTTAAAATCTTACAATACAACCTCTCGATACATAAGTGGAGCCCATCCTCACTTCGTTGCAGCTAAATGAAAGTACTCCTCATTAAGTTaacctagctagttagctacagGCTAGCTAGATAAAGGGAGTTTGCAAGTCCGCAACAAATCAATGCCAACCGGAtcagaaacaacaaaaacaaaaaaactcagcGTGATGTTTTAACCTTAAAAATTGTAAAACAATGCTATATAACCAACAGGATGTTTTATAATAAGACTCGGAGTTTAACTAGGGCTAAAACAGTTTGTGAATTAGATTAGAGCCGCTGCTGAAACATTAGCTAGCAGCTAACGTTAGCCGTTATCGTCTTAGCCGGCTAGCTTCACCGTCGTCCGCTGCCTTTCTCGGCTTTTTGCATACGATTACAATAAAAGATACACCACATTATAGGATTTCTTTTATAGCCCAAGTTCAAACATATAAACTCAATTAACTCTGATCAAATATCTCTCACCATCAACTTCTTTCTGAGCCATCCCctcttgttgttgttcttcCTCCGCCATGTTGCCTGTAATAGTTTCCGGTCATGTGATCGCGAAGAAAGGCGATTCCGGTCTGCACAGCCTTCATTTTCAGAAACCTTACGggttttataaatatttaaatacagcTGTACTCGCTGATACCGCAGGTTTAAGCAAGTTATTAAATCCCAAtcgcaaaaaaaaataataataataataataataatcatacagGGTTACACTATCTGCAGCGTGCTCCAGTAGCCTAACTGAAGCTGCTAATAAGACACAGCTTTCTGCATCAGTGGCCAGGCTCAAAAGACAAGATACTGACAATTTCGGTTTAAATAACAGTTTATTTTAAGTATGTAACAACATCC
This sequence is a window from Salminus brasiliensis chromosome 18, fSalBra1.hap2, whole genome shotgun sequence. Protein-coding genes within it:
- the epdl2 gene encoding ependymin-1, which gives rise to MQALLLLTVSLSVLFSVLAQTPHPCKAPPYLEGKLVVLFPEGHTTVFEQFAYDAVEQRIRVVASGKESTHNVFVDRLMFFRERFYYDINYHNQSCVKTPFSADFVPIEIPVDAHHKAQFVLGSLSAPAQGLLVNDWVGSVPKMKANYSMSFTEFGCIPITTLYNVEKMGHFLSSFFDIVIGLENPDIFIPPSFCTSAKLEQRKDGKVVDFFTSLL
- the otub1a gene encoding ubiquitin thioesterase OTUB1a; this encodes MAEEEQQQEGMAQKEVDGLNCLAYDEAIIAQQDRIQQEIATSIALVSDQQDLAVLKKEYAEDDTIYQQKIRDLQKNYTFIRKTRPDGNCFYRAFGFSYLESLLDDSKELHRFKAIAAKSKLDLVGQGFTEFTIEDFHNTFMDLIEVCDKQPSVGELLSSFNEQSVSDYLVVYLRLVTSGFLQREEDFFQHFIEGGRTVREFCQQEVEPMSKESDHIHIIALAQALNVCILVEYMDRGEGGTVNHHIFPENGDPKVFLLYRPGHYDILYK